CGCGGCGGGTGTTTGTCGGCCAGCGAGAGATTCACCTCACTCCCTTGGAATACAAGCTGCTCACCGTCATGGTCCAACACGCCGGCAAGGTGTTGACGCACCGCTTCTTGCTCAAGGAAGTTTGGGGACCGGGCCAGGTGGGCGAAGTGCATTACCTGCGGGTGTTCATGGCCGGGCTGCGGCGCAAATTGGAGACCGACCCGGCCCAGCCCCGCTATTTGCTCACGGAGCAAGGAGTGGGATATCGCCTGGCGGATACGTAGCGGCTGCTACCAGACCCATTCGAAGAGCACCTCCATCAGGACGGTCTGCCCGGCCTGAAGCAAGAGCGCCGCGGTGACAAGCGGCGATGCGTCGAGCCGGCAGGCCGTTCGATTCAGATGGGCGGCGGCGCCGATGGCCATGAATCCGACCAGGAAAATCCAGATGCGTTCGGTCTCCAAAGTGTACAACGGCGCCACGTCGATGCCGACCAGCGTCACCAGGAAACTCAACAGCAGCCATCGCGCGCTGCTGGAGGTAGCCAAAGGGATTTCCCGGACCGACTGGCGGAGCCAAAGCAGAACGATCGGCA
Above is a window of Pirellulales bacterium DNA encoding:
- a CDS encoding winged helix-turn-helix domain-containing protein; the encoded protein is RRVFVGQREIHLTPLEYKLLTVMVQHAGKVLTHRFLLKEVWGPGQVGEVHYLRVFMAGLRRKLETDPAQPRYLLTEQGVGYRLADT